In a genomic window of Candidatus Eremiobacteraceae bacterium:
- a CDS encoding response regulator transcription factor, with protein MIRVLLESSRLTRAEVGAALRADAALTLLADGNAGGDLSSRVDELAPDVIVLEVEGDETMSELVRDADLRAWPPLMLLAARADAGWTNAALRAGVRAVLPRSGQDLAAAVAAVAAGYIVVHPDSVERLMPANDAGAHADKGHVLTAREIEVLRMMAQGLANKVIASRLGISEHTVKFHVGSIFAKLHAGSRTEAVALGARQGLVML; from the coding sequence GTGATCAGAGTTCTTCTGGAGAGTTCCCGGCTCACGCGAGCGGAGGTCGGCGCAGCGCTTCGCGCAGACGCCGCGCTCACGCTGCTTGCCGACGGGAATGCGGGCGGGGATCTCAGCTCGCGCGTCGACGAACTCGCGCCCGATGTGATCGTCCTCGAAGTCGAGGGCGATGAGACGATGAGCGAGCTCGTGCGCGATGCCGATCTGCGCGCCTGGCCGCCGTTGATGCTGCTCGCCGCACGCGCAGACGCGGGCTGGACGAACGCCGCGCTGCGCGCCGGCGTGCGGGCGGTGCTGCCGCGCAGCGGCCAGGATCTCGCCGCGGCCGTAGCGGCGGTGGCCGCCGGCTATATCGTGGTGCATCCGGATTCGGTCGAACGACTCATGCCGGCCAACGATGCCGGCGCGCACGCCGACAAGGGCCACGTGCTGACCGCGCGCGAGATCGAAGTCTTGCGTATGATGGCGCAAGGACTGGCCAACAAGGTCATCGCCTCGCGCTTGGGCATCTCCGAGCACACGGTGAAATTCCACGTCGGATCGATCTTCGCCAAGCTGCATGCCGGCAGCCGCACCGAGGCGGTCGCGTTGGGCGCGCGCCAAGGGCTTGTGATGCTCTGA
- a CDS encoding trypsin-like peptidase domain-containing protein, whose amino-acid sequence MDANLAAGGVATAAAHAALAERLRRSTVQVTAGRYGGGSGVVWRADGLIVTNAHVAHGKRMAVELADGTSLRADLVARDEERDIAALRVDAAGLDAARIADSDDVRPGQLAFAVGNPLGLVGAVTSGIVHAAGSHAGRRARWIHADVRIAPGNSGGPLADARGRVIGVNSMIYGGLAVAVPSNAVERFLRGQTARPRLGVTVEPVRLRSGGRTDVLGLLVFDVTAGSAAEHAGLLPGDTIVGIAGAPLRDASDLPDALAQSASTGALALTIVRGGALQDIAVDFSSRAGVDAAA is encoded by the coding sequence GTGGACGCAAACCTCGCAGCAGGCGGTGTGGCCACGGCGGCCGCCCATGCAGCATTGGCCGAAAGGCTGCGGCGCAGCACCGTGCAAGTCACGGCGGGGCGCTACGGCGGCGGCTCCGGCGTCGTCTGGCGCGCCGACGGCTTGATCGTCACCAACGCCCACGTCGCACACGGCAAGCGTATGGCGGTCGAACTGGCGGACGGCACGTCTTTGCGGGCGGACCTCGTCGCGCGCGACGAAGAGCGCGACATCGCCGCACTGCGCGTCGACGCGGCCGGCTTGGACGCTGCGCGCATCGCTGACTCTGACGACGTGCGCCCTGGGCAGCTGGCGTTTGCGGTCGGCAATCCGCTCGGCTTGGTCGGCGCGGTGACCAGCGGCATCGTGCACGCGGCCGGATCGCATGCGGGCCGCCGCGCGCGCTGGATCCACGCCGACGTGCGCATCGCGCCGGGCAACTCCGGCGGGCCGCTCGCCGACGCACGCGGACGCGTCATCGGCGTGAACAGCATGATCTATGGGGGGCTCGCGGTCGCGGTGCCCAGCAACGCGGTCGAACGCTTTCTGCGCGGCCAAACCGCGCGGCCGCGCCTGGGCGTCACCGTTGAGCCCGTCAGATTGCGCTCGGGCGGACGCACCGACGTGCTTGGACTCTTGGTCTTCGACGTGACAGCCGGCAGCGCGGCGGAACACGCTGGGCTCTTGCCCGGCGACACGATCGTCGGCATTGCGGGGGCGCCGTTGCGAGATGCGAGCGATCTGCCTGACGCGCTCGCCCAGTCGGCATCGACGGGCGCGCTGGCGCTGACCATCGTCCGCGGCGGAGCGTTGCAGGATATCGCCGTGGACTTTTCGTCGCGCGCTGGAGTCGACGCCGCCGCGTGA